A region from the Salvia splendens isolate huo1 chromosome 15, SspV2, whole genome shotgun sequence genome encodes:
- the LOC121767065 gene encoding uncharacterized protein LOC121767065 gives MDQVQEKVEEDKAKAAAKVVDVNKDRDAKKSLTKASTSGTKPEEYAQRSGPLDQTQRAAAIEPASDQLEIPRYAKLLREAVLKKQSPQKSDLKLPLHCSEIIQKQRSVKQRDPDQFIVRCSIGNGKVDKVLCDLGASINIMPLEYYEKLNIGPLKSTDVCLRNG, from the exons ATGGATCAAGTCCAAGAGAAGGTAGAGGAAGATAAAGCTAAAGCTGCTGCCAAAGTTGTCGACGTCAACAAGGATCGGGATGCAAAGAAGTCACTGACCAAAGCTAGTACTTCGGGCACAAAACCTGAGGAGTATGCGCAACGCAGCGGACCACTGGATCAAACTCAGCGGGCCGCTGCGATTGAGCCAGCGTCTGATCAGCTT GAAATACCTAGGTACGCCAAGCTCCTGAGAGAGGCGGTTCTGAAGAAGCAAAGTCCCCAGAAATCTGATCTAAAGCTTCCTCTTCACTGTAGTGAGATCATCCAAAAGCAAAGGTCTGTCAAGCAGAGAGATCCAGACCAATTCATCGTTCGATGTTCGATTGGGAATGGTAAAGTAGACAAGGTTCTTTGTGATCTTGGAGCTAGCATCAACATAATGCCATTGGAATACTACGAGAAGCTCAACATTGGGCCACTCAAATCCACAGATGTTTGCTTAAGAAATGGCTAA